One part of the Bradyrhizobium sp. CB1650 genome encodes these proteins:
- a CDS encoding MarR family transcriptional regulator, with amino-acid sequence MSATRKEGARLRSIGNLDIIRRFTWEISSINMYLEELRQFWARTLGISGPQWLILMAISDLDKDDGVPVNVVSKLLHVDPSFVTTQSKLLEKKGLLRRRPSPTDARVVRLSLVEKTQKHIASLNEQYKTIREFVFQEFDEHELTEFTARLATLKMRLEKACVRISHDL; translated from the coding sequence GTGTCCGCGACGAGGAAAGAGGGAGCGCGCCTGCGCTCCATCGGAAATCTGGATATCATCAGGCGCTTCACCTGGGAGATATCCTCGATCAACATGTACCTCGAAGAGCTACGGCAATTCTGGGCCAGGACGCTCGGCATCAGCGGCCCGCAATGGCTGATTCTGATGGCCATCTCCGATCTCGACAAGGACGATGGCGTGCCCGTCAACGTGGTCTCGAAACTGCTCCACGTCGATCCGTCGTTCGTCACCACCCAGTCCAAGCTCCTCGAAAAGAAGGGCCTCCTGCGCCGCCGGCCGTCGCCGACCGACGCCCGGGTGGTGCGACTGTCGCTGGTCGAGAAGACCCAGAAGCACATCGCCAGCCTCAATGAGCAATACAAGACGATCCGCGAATTCGTCTTCCAGGAATTCGACGAGCACGAGCTGACCGAATTCACGGCAAGGCTCGCGACGTTGAAGATGCGCCTCGAAAAGGCATGCGTCCGCATTTCCCACGACCTATGA
- a CDS encoding alpha/beta hydrolase: protein MIPACLSDDWTLWPEREELSAEFTRLLTAAQEGGATIAECLLIARRLRRGDELSWHREWKKLARVNRQRAEAAFAEGHRASAQRNWLRAINYYSAAAMPLDPADDRRWVAVLAMQECARSYLAARDPAGEVVTLPWADGHSLQGYFVPAPSAKGPTPTVICIGEPGHRKEEFLFKLAPHARERGLSLLAIDLFGEQRDDYLDELLRRRDLESSIASVMDYLGTRSDVDFDRVAIVADGWGSSFVARAVLQEPRLAAAVCDGGLWDLHERAFLASRFAMSDVSIVPVPHSPLMASSLDCPVLITIGDEGWLKPERARQIVRQSRPGSQGVMLKVFSSEETGAAQAHADNPTLANEYIFDWLESRLGLAGRSI, encoded by the coding sequence ATGATTCCCGCATGCCTCTCCGATGACTGGACCCTGTGGCCGGAGCGGGAGGAGCTTTCCGCCGAATTCACACGGCTGCTCACGGCAGCTCAGGAGGGCGGCGCCACCATCGCGGAGTGCCTGTTGATCGCACGCCGCTTACGGCGGGGCGATGAATTGTCCTGGCATCGCGAGTGGAAGAAACTCGCGCGGGTCAACCGCCAGCGCGCCGAGGCGGCGTTCGCGGAAGGCCATAGGGCTAGCGCGCAGCGCAACTGGCTGCGCGCGATCAACTATTACAGTGCCGCGGCCATGCCGCTCGATCCGGCCGACGATCGTCGCTGGGTCGCCGTGCTCGCGATGCAGGAATGCGCGCGCAGCTACCTCGCCGCGCGCGATCCGGCCGGCGAGGTCGTCACGCTGCCCTGGGCGGACGGTCATTCATTGCAGGGGTATTTCGTGCCGGCGCCTTCGGCGAAGGGGCCGACGCCGACCGTGATCTGCATAGGCGAGCCCGGTCATCGCAAGGAAGAGTTTCTGTTCAAGCTTGCGCCGCATGCGCGCGAGCGAGGACTGTCGCTGCTCGCGATCGATCTGTTCGGCGAGCAGCGCGACGACTATCTCGACGAACTGCTGCGGCGCCGCGACCTCGAGAGCTCGATCGCCAGCGTCATGGATTATCTGGGAACACGCAGCGACGTCGATTTCGACCGCGTCGCGATTGTCGCCGACGGCTGGGGCTCGTCCTTCGTGGCGCGCGCTGTGTTGCAGGAGCCGCGGCTCGCCGCCGCCGTCTGCGACGGCGGTTTGTGGGACCTTCACGAGCGTGCTTTCCTGGCGAGCCGGTTCGCGATGAGCGATGTGAGCATCGTCCCGGTGCCGCATTCGCCGCTGATGGCCAGCAGCCTCGATTGTCCGGTGCTGATCACCATCGGCGACGAGGGCTGGCTGAAGCCGGAGCGGGCGCGCCAAATCGTCCGGCAATCCCGGCCGGGCTCGCAGGGCGTCATGCTGAAGGTGTTTTCGTCGGAGGAGACCGGCGCGGCACAGGCCCACGCCGACAATCCGACGCTGGCCAACGAGTACATCTTCGACTGGCTCGAATCGCGGCTCGGGCTGGCCGGGCGGAGCATCTAA
- a CDS encoding SDR family NAD(P)-dependent oxidoreductase: protein MKEFAGKIAVITGGGTGMGRELARQLVAEGCNVAMCDVSEAAMAETKRLCEFEKLPQGLRVTTHVADVSIEDHLKRFRDDLAEQQMTDRIHLLFNNAGIGGGGSLFTNTREQWERTFNICWGGVYLGVRTFLPMLVKADEAHIVNTASVNGFWASIGMNQAHTAYSSAKFAVKGFTEALINDLRLHAPHVKCSVVMPGHVGTSIVSNSRKVQSGDGSDRLNAEEIALTRTRMVAAGVPDADKMSDEDIQATFAERARSFLEDAPTTAAQAARIILDGVKASKWRILVGEDARRLDERVRATPEQAYDRAFYESFTQEVGWRLG from the coding sequence ATGAAGGAGTTTGCAGGAAAGATCGCGGTCATCACCGGAGGCGGGACTGGGATGGGGCGGGAGCTCGCGCGCCAGCTCGTCGCCGAGGGCTGCAATGTCGCGATGTGCGACGTCTCGGAAGCGGCGATGGCCGAGACCAAGCGGCTGTGCGAATTCGAGAAGCTGCCGCAGGGCCTGCGCGTCACCACGCATGTCGCCGACGTCTCGATCGAGGATCATCTGAAGCGCTTTCGCGACGATCTCGCCGAGCAGCAGATGACCGACAGGATCCATCTCCTGTTCAACAATGCCGGAATCGGTGGTGGCGGCAGCCTGTTCACCAACACGCGCGAGCAGTGGGAGCGCACCTTCAACATCTGCTGGGGCGGCGTCTATCTGGGGGTGCGGACCTTCCTGCCGATGCTGGTCAAGGCGGACGAGGCCCACATCGTCAACACTGCCAGCGTCAACGGCTTCTGGGCCTCGATCGGCATGAACCAGGCGCACACCGCCTACAGCTCGGCGAAATTCGCGGTGAAGGGGTTTACCGAGGCGCTGATCAACGATCTCCGCCTGCATGCCCCGCACGTCAAATGCTCGGTGGTGATGCCGGGCCACGTCGGCACCTCGATCGTGTCGAACTCGCGCAAGGTGCAGAGCGGCGACGGCTCCGACCGCCTCAATGCCGAAGAGATCGCGCTGACGCGCACGCGCATGGTCGCCGCCGGCGTGCCAGATGCTGACAAAATGTCGGACGAGGATATCCAGGCGACGTTCGCCGAGCGTGCCCGCAGCTTTCTCGAGGACGCGCCGACGACGGCAGCGCAGGCGGCGCGAATCATTCTCGACGGGGTGAAGGCTTCGAAGTGGCGCATCCTGGTCGGCGAGGACGCAAGGCGGCTGGACGAGCGCGTGCGCGCCACGCCGGAACAAGCCTATGATCGCGCCTTCTATGAAAGCTTCACGCAGGAGGTCGGCTGGCGGCTGGGGTAG
- a CDS encoding alpha/beta hydrolase fold domain-containing protein: MDRAIVGRPVQQGEDMGMSVARILRIGQVAANGNLAWDSLSNHASPSLQSRCFNVLLRCLPFKMQLASAEAVQAHVRKLAVQPASHQPTGLGRGVEVTLTKMGGWPVYYTAPSAGSGGGNYVMFLHGGGYINEIVPAHWRFVGRITREGRVSCVVPIYPLAPGATAKEIVPATAELLRMLLEDAGSAKVTVVGNSAGAGLALAACQWLRDRGHRQPDGLVLISPAADASVSRPEQVAIAACDPIQDIPGIIEAARLYAGELDVGHPFVSPLNGAFRSLAPMIIFSGTRDLLYPDSVDLAARARAAGVAVELHLLRDQPHNYALMPTPEGQQARKIIMSMVA, from the coding sequence ATGGATAGAGCCATCGTTGGCCGGCCGGTGCAGCAGGGCGAGGACATGGGCATGAGCGTGGCGAGGATTCTGCGGATTGGTCAGGTGGCCGCGAACGGCAACCTCGCGTGGGACTCGCTTTCGAACCATGCGAGTCCGAGCTTGCAGAGCCGGTGCTTCAACGTGCTGCTGCGGTGCCTGCCGTTCAAAATGCAGCTCGCATCGGCCGAGGCCGTGCAGGCGCATGTGCGAAAGCTGGCCGTGCAGCCAGCGTCGCATCAGCCGACCGGGCTCGGCCGCGGCGTCGAGGTGACCCTGACCAAGATGGGAGGATGGCCGGTCTACTACACGGCGCCATCCGCCGGCTCCGGGGGCGGCAACTACGTCATGTTCCTGCACGGCGGCGGCTACATCAACGAGATCGTGCCTGCGCATTGGCGCTTCGTCGGTCGCATCACGCGCGAGGGGCGCGTCAGTTGCGTCGTGCCGATCTATCCGCTCGCGCCCGGCGCCACAGCAAAGGAGATCGTGCCGGCGACGGCCGAGCTGTTGCGGATGCTGCTGGAAGATGCCGGATCCGCCAAGGTCACCGTGGTCGGCAATTCGGCGGGTGCGGGATTGGCGCTCGCGGCGTGCCAGTGGCTGCGCGATCGCGGACACCGGCAGCCGGATGGCTTGGTGCTGATCTCGCCGGCCGCGGATGCATCGGTCAGCCGCCCGGAGCAGGTCGCGATCGCCGCATGCGACCCCATCCAGGACATTCCGGGGATCATCGAAGCGGCGCGACTCTATGCCGGTGAGCTCGACGTCGGCCATCCCTTCGTCAGCCCATTGAACGGCGCGTTCCGCTCGCTCGCGCCGATGATCATCTTCTCGGGGACGCGTGACTTGCTCTATCCCGACAGTGTGGATCTCGCCGCCAGGGCAAGGGCGGCCGGTGTGGCGGTCGAGCTGCACCTGTTGCGTGACCAGCCGCACAATTACGCGCTGATGCCGACGCCGGAGGGGCAGCAGGCGCGCAAGATCATCATGAGCATGGTGGCCTAG